One part of the Sorangiineae bacterium MSr11954 genome encodes these proteins:
- the ftsW gene encoding putative lipid II flippase FtsW, whose translation MSMIVEAGAHRSASPPANLRTRIQAQLAAPLDAIPNAVKASGPMDPVLAAVVVALIGFGVVMVYSASAVQATVDYKNPQFFLAKQGTYAIASLAVLFVTSRIDYHRLYKLTYPVLALVGILLTMCVVGFGHRGGGAARWLTLGPVHVQPAEMAKLALVTWLAYSLAKKADRVKTFTVGFLPHLLISGLFMLLCMKQPDFGSAVVLLLLTFTLLFVAGAKVGYILGASILGALFGVAAIRFSPYRYVRYLAWENMEQHRQDLAYQPYQSVMSFGSGEMWGLGLGRGLQTLYLPEAHTDFVAAIVGEELGFVGIAVLCAAYLLLVLRGIRAALRAPDDYGAYLAFGIAAMFGIQVLVNLSVALAILPTKGLALPFVSYGGSSLLVNAAAAGILLSVSRQGDRGDRDAV comes from the coding sequence ATGAGCATGATCGTGGAGGCCGGCGCCCACCGCAGCGCATCACCCCCGGCCAACCTGCGCACGCGCATCCAAGCCCAGCTCGCGGCCCCGCTCGACGCCATCCCCAACGCCGTCAAGGCCTCGGGGCCGATGGATCCCGTGCTGGCCGCCGTGGTGGTGGCCCTCATCGGCTTTGGCGTCGTCATGGTCTACAGCGCCTCGGCGGTGCAGGCGACGGTCGACTACAAGAACCCGCAGTTCTTCTTGGCCAAGCAAGGCACGTACGCCATCGCATCCCTGGCCGTGCTCTTCGTGACCAGCCGCATCGACTACCACCGCCTTTACAAGCTCACCTACCCGGTGCTCGCCCTGGTCGGCATCCTACTGACCATGTGCGTCGTCGGCTTCGGACACCGCGGCGGCGGCGCGGCCCGCTGGCTCACCTTGGGGCCCGTGCACGTTCAGCCGGCGGAGATGGCCAAGCTCGCCCTGGTCACCTGGCTCGCCTACTCGCTCGCCAAGAAAGCCGACCGGGTGAAGACGTTCACGGTGGGCTTCCTGCCGCACCTGCTCATCTCCGGGTTGTTCATGCTCCTCTGCATGAAGCAGCCGGACTTCGGCAGCGCCGTGGTGCTCTTGCTCCTCACGTTCACCCTGCTCTTCGTGGCCGGGGCCAAGGTCGGCTACATCCTGGGCGCCTCGATCCTGGGCGCCTTGTTTGGCGTGGCCGCCATTCGATTCAGCCCCTACCGGTACGTTCGCTACCTGGCGTGGGAGAACATGGAGCAGCACCGGCAGGACCTGGCCTACCAGCCTTACCAGTCGGTCATGTCCTTTGGCTCCGGCGAAATGTGGGGCCTTGGGCTGGGCCGCGGCCTGCAGACCTTGTACTTGCCGGAAGCGCACACGGACTTCGTGGCGGCCATCGTGGGCGAAGAGCTGGGTTTCGTGGGCATCGCCGTGCTCTGCGCGGCTTATTTGCTGCTGGTCTTGCGGGGGATCCGGGCGGCGTTGCGGGCGCCCGACGACTACGGGGCTTATCTGGCGTTTGGCATCGCGGCCATGTTCGGCATCCAGGTGCTGGTGAATCTTTCGGTGGCGCTTGCCATCCTGCCGACCAAGGGCCTAGCGCTGCCGTTCGTGAGCTATGGTGGTTCCTCGCTTTTGGTGAATGCGGCGGCGGCGGGCATCCTGCTAAGCGTGTCGCGCCAAGGTGACCGAGGTGACCGAGATGCCGTCTGA
- a CDS encoding FtsQ-type POTRA domain-containing protein gives MNPTNRRVGKPQLLPDVMDMHAHEEGGGEEGAALPSTGEPAGRGAGESLGGAGSPAAAGGKRAPGPAMRALQAVLGFALVVGVSVSVAWAARHYVTHSPRFAVSEIEVRGAKMRPSEALAEEAGIAKGQNVFSVDLDEARARLGKDPWVREVTLARRLPGTVIIQVAEREAVAIVALGDLYLASHTGEIFKRIEPGDPSDLPIITGITPEAVADDRDGVAQSIRRALDLAGDYEHGPLAQRARLQEIHLARDGSTTLVVGGKSPIQLSLGEPPFRKKLDQAVRVMAELDRRGAKAEAIMLDNDTRPDRVVVRMR, from the coding sequence GTGAACCCTACGAACCGGCGTGTGGGCAAGCCGCAGCTCTTGCCCGATGTGATGGACATGCACGCGCACGAGGAGGGCGGCGGCGAGGAAGGTGCGGCGCTGCCCTCGACCGGGGAGCCTGCGGGGCGCGGGGCAGGGGAGTCGCTCGGGGGAGCGGGGTCGCCCGCGGCGGCGGGGGGAAAGAGGGCGCCCGGGCCGGCGATGCGGGCCTTGCAGGCGGTGCTGGGATTTGCGCTGGTGGTCGGGGTGTCCGTCTCGGTCGCGTGGGCGGCGCGGCATTACGTGACCCACAGTCCGCGCTTTGCGGTGAGCGAAATCGAGGTTCGCGGGGCCAAGATGCGCCCGAGCGAGGCGCTGGCGGAGGAGGCGGGCATCGCCAAAGGGCAGAACGTCTTTTCGGTCGACCTCGACGAAGCGCGCGCGCGGCTCGGCAAAGATCCGTGGGTGCGCGAGGTCACCTTGGCGCGGCGTCTCCCCGGCACCGTGATCATCCAAGTCGCGGAGCGCGAGGCGGTGGCCATCGTGGCGCTGGGCGATCTCTACCTCGCCTCGCACACCGGCGAAATTTTCAAGCGCATCGAGCCGGGCGATCCCAGCGATCTTCCGATCATCACCGGCATCACCCCCGAGGCGGTCGCCGACGATCGCGACGGCGTGGCCCAGTCGATCCGGCGGGCCCTCGATCTCGCGGGCGACTACGAGCACGGCCCGCTCGCCCAGCGCGCGCGCCTGCAGGAGATTCACCTGGCGCGCGATGGCTCCACCACCCTCGTCGTCGGCGGAAAGAGCCCCATCCAGCTCTCCTTGGGCGAGCCTCCCTTCCGCAAAAAGCTCGATCAAGCCGTGCGCGTCATGGCCGAGCTCGACCGCCGGGGTGCCAAAGCCGAGGCCATCATGCTCGACAACGACACACGCCCCGATCGCGTGGTCGTGCGCATGCGGTAG
- the ftsA gene encoding cell division protein FtsA translates to MSTPLSNGEIVVGLDVGTTKVCAVVGEVAEDGITILGVGSVPCRGLRKGIVSNIDWTVRSIKDAIESAQTMAGVEIRTVYAGVAGSHIRSQVSDGVAAIAGGEVTRADVERVLEGARAIPVDADRQILHVLPREYLVDTQDGIRDPIGMSGVRLGVKVNLVTAATTCVQNVIRCAERCNLAVADVVLEPLASAESVLSDDEKEIGAAVIDIGGGTTDILLYVDGGIAHTSVIPVGGNNITNDIAAGLRTPMAEADRLKRLSGCALGRMVADDEEIEVPGVGGHPPRRCPRRVLSDIIEPRVEEIFAVVRKRIEDTGLIEQLSAGAILTGGAVLLEGMAEFAEEILGMPVRIGHPVGVRGLTQLIAGPQYATGVGLVKYGAQIMSEAQAREAAPPAQSMIRVQSSASGKIPKDAAVMTLPRAEKSKLWEWIKQAF, encoded by the coding sequence ATGAGCACCCCGCTTTCCAACGGAGAGATCGTCGTCGGCTTGGACGTTGGCACCACCAAGGTCTGCGCCGTCGTGGGCGAGGTGGCCGAGGACGGCATCACCATCCTCGGTGTTGGCTCCGTTCCTTGCCGCGGCCTTCGCAAAGGCATCGTCTCCAACATCGACTGGACCGTCCGGTCCATCAAGGACGCCATCGAGAGCGCCCAGACGATGGCCGGCGTGGAGATCCGCACGGTGTACGCCGGCGTCGCCGGCAGCCACATTCGCTCCCAAGTCTCCGACGGCGTGGCCGCCATCGCCGGCGGGGAGGTCACCCGCGCCGATGTCGAACGCGTGCTGGAAGGCGCCCGCGCCATCCCCGTCGACGCCGATCGCCAGATCCTCCATGTGCTGCCCCGCGAGTACTTGGTCGACACCCAGGACGGCATCCGCGATCCCATCGGGATGAGCGGCGTGCGGCTCGGCGTTAAGGTCAACCTGGTCACCGCCGCCACCACCTGCGTCCAAAACGTCATCCGCTGCGCCGAGCGCTGCAACCTCGCCGTGGCCGACGTGGTCCTCGAGCCGCTGGCCAGCGCCGAGTCGGTCTTGTCCGACGACGAAAAGGAAATCGGCGCCGCGGTCATCGACATCGGCGGCGGCACCACGGACATTTTGCTCTACGTCGACGGCGGCATCGCCCACACCAGCGTAATCCCGGTCGGCGGCAACAACATCACCAACGACATCGCCGCGGGACTGCGCACCCCCATGGCCGAGGCCGACCGACTCAAGCGCCTCTCCGGCTGCGCGCTGGGCCGCATGGTCGCCGACGACGAGGAAATCGAGGTCCCCGGCGTGGGCGGCCATCCGCCGCGCCGATGCCCGCGCCGCGTTCTTTCGGACATCATCGAGCCGCGCGTGGAGGAAATTTTCGCGGTGGTGCGCAAGCGCATCGAGGACACGGGGCTCATCGAGCAGCTCTCGGCCGGCGCCATCCTCACGGGCGGCGCGGTGCTCCTCGAGGGCATGGCGGAGTTCGCGGAGGAGATTTTGGGCATGCCGGTGCGCATCGGGCACCCCGTGGGCGTGCGCGGCCTCACCCAGCTCATCGCCGGACCGCAGTATGCGACCGGCGTGGGGCTGGTGAAGTACGGGGCGCAGATCATGAGCGAGGCCCAGGCCCGCGAGGCGGCCCCGCCGGCGCAGTCGATGATCCGCGTGCAGTCCAGCGCGTCGGGCAAGATCCCCAAGGACGCCGCGGTGATGACCTTGCCGAGGGCGGAGAAGTCCAAGCTCTGGGAGTGGATCAAGCAGGCTTTTTAG
- the murC gene encoding UDP-N-acetylmuramate--L-alanine ligase, with the protein MFRGRVRRIHFVGIGGIGMSGLAEIVRTMEFEVSGSDRKPNEITHRLETLGVTFREGHAAENVEGADVVVYSSAIRFDNPELTHARALEIPIISRGELLAELMRVKYTVAIAGSHGKTTTTSMVATVLRAAGLDPTVVVGGKVNALGSNARLGAGDLFVAEADESDGSFLRLAPTIGVVTNIDPEHLDHYGTFDKVKAAFVEFANRTPFYGLSVLCLDHPHVQEVLPSISRRHVTYGVSRQADYRASNVRYEGLATRFECQRRGQPLGEFTVRMPGAHNVLNALAVIAVADELEIPLDVTRDAIASFHGVQRRFTVLGVPEVVKDDRRGDVMIVDDYGHHPAEIEATLDAAQRGFDRRVVVAFQPHRYTRTHVLFEEFTRAFNKADVLLVTEVYPAGESPIEGASGESLAHAIRAHGHHAVRYVADKKDMAAELREVIEPGDLVIALGAGDINASARELCAMLSEGSSAGRPE; encoded by the coding sequence ATGTTTCGCGGACGCGTACGGCGCATTCACTTCGTGGGCATCGGCGGCATCGGCATGAGCGGCCTCGCCGAGATCGTGCGGACCATGGAGTTCGAGGTCTCGGGCTCCGATCGCAAGCCGAACGAGATCACGCACCGCTTGGAGACCTTGGGGGTGACCTTCCGCGAGGGGCACGCGGCGGAGAACGTGGAGGGGGCCGACGTGGTGGTGTACTCGAGCGCCATCCGCTTCGACAACCCCGAGCTCACCCACGCCCGCGCGCTGGAAATTCCCATCATTTCCCGGGGCGAGCTCTTGGCGGAGCTGATGCGTGTAAAATACACGGTCGCCATCGCCGGCTCGCACGGCAAGACCACGACCACGTCGATGGTGGCCACGGTGCTGCGGGCGGCGGGCCTCGATCCCACGGTGGTGGTGGGCGGTAAGGTGAACGCGCTGGGCTCGAACGCGCGCCTCGGCGCGGGGGACTTGTTCGTGGCGGAGGCCGACGAGAGCGACGGCTCGTTCTTGCGTCTGGCGCCGACCATCGGGGTGGTGACCAACATCGACCCCGAGCACCTCGACCACTACGGCACCTTCGACAAGGTCAAGGCGGCGTTCGTGGAGTTCGCGAACCGCACCCCGTTCTACGGCCTGTCGGTGCTCTGCCTCGACCATCCGCACGTCCAAGAGGTGCTCCCCAGCATCTCGCGCCGGCACGTCACCTACGGCGTCTCGCGGCAGGCCGACTACCGGGCCAGCAATGTGCGCTACGAGGGCCTGGCGACCCGGTTCGAGTGCCAGCGGCGCGGGCAGCCGCTGGGGGAGTTCACGGTGCGGATGCCGGGGGCGCACAATGTCCTCAACGCGCTCGCCGTCATCGCGGTGGCCGACGAGCTGGAGATCCCGCTCGACGTCACCCGCGACGCCATCGCCTCGTTCCATGGTGTGCAGCGGCGCTTTACGGTGCTGGGCGTGCCGGAGGTGGTGAAGGACGATCGGCGCGGCGACGTGATGATCGTGGACGACTACGGGCACCACCCGGCTGAAATCGAGGCCACCCTCGACGCCGCGCAGCGCGGCTTCGATCGCCGGGTCGTCGTAGCCTTCCAGCCGCACCGCTACACGCGGACGCACGTCCTCTTCGAAGAGTTCACGCGGGCCTTCAACAAGGCGGACGTGCTCCTGGTCACCGAGGTCTACCCCGCGGGCGAATCGCCCATCGAGGGCGCCTCCGGCGAATCCTTGGCGCACGCCATCCGCGCCCACGGCCACCACGCCGTCCGCTACGTGGCGGACAAGAAGGACATGGCCGCCGAGCTCCGCGAGGTGATCGAGCCGGGCGATCTCGTCATCGCCCTGGGGGCGGGGGACATCAACGCGAGCGCGCGCGAGCTCTGCGCGATGCTTTCGGAGGGGAGTAGCGCCGGGAGGCCGGAGTGA
- the murD gene encoding UDP-N-acetylmuramoyl-L-alanine--D-glutamate ligase — MLDLSGKHVAILGLGVSGCAAARLCLARGAGVTAFDAKSWEQLSDDARGLKTKGVRVLAGGHPSAALKHVDLVVTSPGFPSFPELESSGVRVIAEIELAVQALPPSIPIVAVGGTNGKSTTTSLIGALFEAHGKHPFVGGNFGEPVSDYVGHPFDVMVLEVSSFQLERLETFKPKVSILLNVTPDHLDRYPTFDDYAHTKGNAFERQTEGDLAVVPFDDAICEAQARRGKAPVTTFGPGGDVDVTPEAIVDRALGHTYARREMALVGSHNALNIAAAIAAVRPFGVPAEAIRSTLRTFRGLAHRTAFVADIHGVRVYDDSKGTNVGASVTALRGVPQEKVVLIAGGREKGGSYEPLISVLRTKGRGVVVLGEAAGTIARAVGSLLPIRRIATSPAEDADERLARTMDDVVRAAFELAQPGDAVLLSPACSSLDMFRDYKHRGEAFVSAVERFAKERP, encoded by the coding sequence GTGCTCGATTTATCCGGAAAGCATGTCGCCATCTTGGGATTGGGGGTGAGCGGTTGCGCCGCCGCCCGCCTTTGCCTCGCGCGCGGCGCGGGGGTCACCGCCTTCGACGCCAAGTCGTGGGAGCAGCTCTCGGACGATGCCCGGGGCCTCAAGACGAAAGGGGTCCGCGTCTTGGCCGGCGGCCACCCGTCCGCGGCGCTCAAGCACGTCGACCTGGTGGTCACGTCCCCGGGGTTTCCCTCGTTTCCCGAGCTCGAGAGCTCCGGGGTGCGCGTCATCGCCGAGATCGAGCTGGCGGTGCAGGCGCTTCCGCCGAGCATCCCCATCGTGGCCGTCGGCGGCACCAACGGCAAGAGCACCACCACCTCGCTCATCGGCGCCCTCTTCGAGGCCCACGGCAAGCACCCCTTCGTCGGCGGAAACTTCGGCGAGCCCGTGAGCGACTACGTGGGGCACCCGTTCGACGTGATGGTGCTGGAGGTGTCGAGCTTCCAGCTGGAGCGCCTGGAGACGTTCAAGCCCAAGGTGTCCATCCTCCTCAATGTCACCCCCGACCACCTCGATCGCTACCCCACCTTCGACGATTACGCCCACACCAAGGGCAACGCCTTCGAGCGCCAGACCGAGGGCGATCTGGCCGTGGTCCCCTTCGACGATGCCATTTGCGAGGCCCAAGCCCGTCGCGGCAAGGCCCCCGTCACCACCTTCGGACCCGGCGGCGACGTGGACGTCACCCCCGAGGCCATCGTCGACCGCGCCCTTGGCCATACGTACGCGCGCCGCGAAATGGCCTTGGTCGGGAGCCACAATGCGCTGAACATCGCGGCCGCCATCGCCGCCGTGCGCCCCTTTGGCGTCCCCGCGGAGGCCATCCGGAGCACCCTCCGAACCTTCCGCGGGCTGGCGCATCGCACGGCGTTCGTGGCCGATATCCACGGCGTGCGCGTGTACGACGACTCCAAAGGCACCAATGTCGGCGCCTCCGTCACGGCCTTGCGCGGTGTTCCCCAGGAAAAAGTGGTGCTCATCGCCGGCGGCCGCGAGAAGGGTGGGAGCTACGAGCCGTTGATCTCCGTGCTTCGCACCAAAGGCCGCGGCGTCGTGGTCCTCGGCGAGGCCGCGGGCACGATCGCCCGCGCGGTGGGCTCGCTCCTGCCCATTCGCCGCATCGCGACCTCTCCTGCCGAAGATGCGGACGAGCGCCTTGCCCGCACGATGGATGACGTGGTGCGCGCGGCCTTCGAGCTCGCGCAGCCGGGCGATGCGGTGCTCCTGTCGCCGGCCTGCTCGAGCCTGGACATGTTCCGCGACTACAAGCATCGCGGCGAGGCGTTCGTTTCGGCCGTGGAGCGATTTGCCAAGGAGCGACCATGA
- the murG gene encoding undecaprenyldiphospho-muramoylpentapeptide beta-N-acetylglucosaminyltransferase: MPSESSNAPKPRIVIAGGGTGGHVFPGFAIAAAASELADVEVTFVGTARGLEARTPIPAGHRLELLDVQPIKGGGVTRALRGTGVAARATVRALALLRRLSPRVVLSVGGYASGPVALAAAMRGVPLAIFEPNAAMGLANKVVAPFAQRAYLALVESEGGLLKIPTTVRSSSVRILGVPLRKAFRPSPYRPSPSFRVLVLGGSQGAAAFNERMPEAIARLLQTTQALQGKLEVLHQSGRDRETVVRNAYERERVSCATVTEFIEDTAEAIARADVVVGRAGAGAVAEIAAVGRAAILVPFPFAADDHQAKNAAVFVRAGGGITIRQEAADSVRLAAELARLFTDEEGRVAMADAARSFGRPDAAHNVAEDLLRLARFHVEAHTKRVDVVTNGAGHGPGTNGHYRRIPETS; this comes from the coding sequence ATGCCGTCTGAGTCGTCCAATGCGCCCAAGCCCCGCATCGTCATCGCCGGCGGAGGAACGGGCGGACACGTGTTCCCAGGGTTTGCCATCGCCGCCGCCGCCAGCGAGCTCGCCGACGTGGAGGTGACCTTCGTGGGCACCGCGCGCGGTCTGGAGGCGCGCACGCCCATTCCAGCCGGGCACCGTCTGGAGCTGCTCGACGTGCAGCCCATCAAAGGCGGCGGCGTGACCCGCGCCCTTCGCGGCACGGGGGTGGCCGCCCGGGCCACCGTGCGTGCCCTCGCGCTCCTGCGCCGTCTTTCGCCGCGGGTGGTGCTCAGCGTGGGCGGCTACGCCTCGGGCCCGGTGGCCCTCGCGGCCGCGATGCGCGGCGTTCCGCTGGCCATCTTCGAGCCCAACGCGGCCATGGGGCTGGCGAACAAGGTGGTGGCCCCCTTCGCGCAGCGCGCGTATCTGGCGCTGGTCGAGTCGGAGGGCGGGCTGTTGAAGATCCCCACCACGGTGCGCTCGTCCAGCGTGCGCATCCTGGGCGTTCCGTTGCGCAAGGCCTTTCGTCCTTCGCCGTACCGTCCCTCGCCGTCGTTTCGGGTGCTGGTCCTCGGCGGTAGCCAAGGCGCCGCGGCCTTCAACGAGCGCATGCCGGAGGCGATCGCGCGGCTCTTGCAGACCACACAAGCGCTCCAGGGCAAGCTCGAGGTGCTCCACCAATCGGGCCGCGACCGCGAAACGGTGGTGCGAAACGCCTACGAGCGCGAGCGCGTCAGCTGCGCGACCGTGACGGAGTTCATCGAGGACACGGCGGAGGCCATCGCGCGGGCCGATGTCGTCGTGGGCCGCGCGGGCGCGGGCGCGGTGGCCGAGATCGCGGCCGTGGGGCGCGCGGCCATCCTCGTACCGTTTCCGTTTGCCGCCGACGATCACCAGGCGAAGAACGCGGCCGTCTTCGTGCGCGCGGGCGGCGGCATCACCATCCGCCAAGAGGCGGCCGACTCCGTGCGGCTCGCCGCCGAGCTCGCGCGCCTCTTCACCGACGAGGAGGGGCGGGTCGCGATGGCCGACGCCGCGCGCAGCTTCGGCCGGCCCGACGCCGCGCACAACGTGGCCGAGGACCTCCTGCGGCTGGCGCGCTTTCACGTGGAGGCGCACACCAAGCGCGTCGATGTGGTCACCAACGGCGCCGGGCACGGGCCGGGCACGAACGGCCACTACCGGCGCATCCCGGAGACGAGCTGA
- a CDS encoding UDP-N-acetylmuramoyl-tripeptide--D-alanyl-D-alanine ligase, translating to MATPIPKNRIARTSSAIAAATGGTLVRGDGARAHTSITTDSREVAQGGMFLALRGENFDGHAFVAAAARAGATLLIVERAARVLESAEAAAIADADVVEVDDTLVAWGALARDHLQRWRAATSGKLVAITGSAGKTTTKALLAALLGEMGETLATVGNLNNRIGVPATLFCVEPHHRFVALEVGTSVPGEIAALGAISAPDAAILTNVGLAHAEHLGGTRADVGREKGALYAALPEDGCAVVNLDDDEVLRQASRSRARTTVHFGRAEGAGYRLLQRRRPTETGARLVFTRPAGEHLELDFPLAGEAAAIDFLAALAAAEFLAGRPLEPDVLARALGKLAPVAGRAQIHLLPSGTTVIDDSYNANPSSMMAALDLASELARPAATARSGPARRRIVAVLGEMRELGSASYEAHAELGDHLARVRVDLAIGCGGAIDLTLARASQAGVVVLPGANTDEALALARAHIEVGDVVLVKGSRGVRTERVVAGLLAGGDAKASKKPEKPEKPEKPEKQEKAAKAEKKTP from the coding sequence GTGGCTACGCCCATTCCGAAGAATCGGATCGCGCGAACCAGCTCGGCGATCGCCGCCGCGACGGGCGGCACCCTCGTTCGAGGTGACGGCGCGCGCGCCCACACGAGCATCACCACCGATAGCCGCGAGGTCGCCCAGGGCGGGATGTTCCTCGCGCTGCGCGGCGAGAACTTCGACGGTCACGCGTTCGTCGCCGCCGCGGCACGGGCCGGTGCGACCTTGCTGATCGTGGAGCGCGCCGCGCGGGTCCTGGAGAGCGCCGAAGCGGCGGCGATCGCCGATGCGGACGTGGTCGAGGTCGACGACACCTTGGTGGCCTGGGGCGCCCTTGCGCGCGATCACCTGCAGCGCTGGCGCGCGGCCACCTCGGGAAAGCTCGTGGCCATCACGGGCAGCGCGGGCAAGACCACGACCAAAGCGCTCCTGGCCGCCCTCCTCGGCGAAATGGGCGAGACCTTGGCCACGGTTGGAAACCTCAACAACCGCATCGGCGTCCCCGCGACCCTCTTTTGCGTCGAGCCGCACCATCGCTTCGTCGCCCTCGAAGTCGGCACCAGCGTGCCCGGTGAAATCGCGGCGCTCGGCGCGATCTCCGCGCCCGATGCGGCCATCCTCACCAATGTGGGCCTCGCCCACGCCGAGCACCTCGGCGGCACCCGCGCCGATGTAGGCCGCGAAAAAGGCGCCCTCTACGCGGCCCTGCCGGAAGATGGTTGCGCCGTGGTCAACCTCGACGACGACGAAGTCCTTCGCCAAGCAAGCCGCTCGCGCGCGCGCACCACCGTGCACTTCGGCCGGGCGGAGGGCGCCGGCTACCGCCTCTTGCAGCGCCGCCGCCCCACGGAGACCGGCGCGCGCCTGGTCTTCACCCGCCCCGCGGGCGAGCACCTCGAGCTCGACTTTCCGCTCGCCGGCGAGGCGGCCGCCATCGACTTCCTCGCCGCGCTGGCCGCCGCGGAGTTCCTCGCCGGCCGCCCGCTCGAGCCCGACGTGCTCGCCCGCGCCCTCGGCAAGCTGGCGCCCGTGGCCGGGCGCGCCCAGATTCATCTGCTCCCATCGGGGACCACCGTCATCGACGACAGCTACAACGCGAACCCCTCGAGCATGATGGCCGCGCTCGATCTGGCCTCGGAGCTCGCGCGCCCGGCGGCCACCGCGCGCTCGGGCCCCGCGCGCCGCCGCATCGTCGCCGTGCTCGGCGAAATGCGCGAGCTCGGAAGCGCCTCGTACGAGGCCCACGCGGAGCTCGGCGATCACCTCGCCCGCGTCCGGGTCGACCTGGCCATCGGCTGCGGGGGCGCCATCGACCTCACCTTGGCGCGCGCCTCCCAAGCCGGGGTGGTCGTTCTCCCGGGCGCCAACACCGACGAGGCCCTGGCGCTCGCCCGCGCGCACATCGAGGTGGGCGACGTCGTCCTCGTCAAAGGCTCGCGCGGTGTGCGCACCGAGCGGGTGGTCGCAGGCCTGCTCGCCGGCGGCGACGCGAAGGCGTCGAAGAAGCCCGAAAAGCCAGAAAAGCCAGAAAAGCCAGAAAAGCAAGAGAAGGCAGCGAAGGCGGAGAAGAAGACGCCGTGA
- the mraY gene encoding phospho-N-acetylmuramoyl-pentapeptide-transferase, whose amino-acid sequence MILEFLFPLRHDAPWLSWLNVLRYVPFRIIAAAASAMFISFFLSPWFIRELQRKQIGQVVRADGPESHHVKSGTPTMGGALILLSVLLPTILWCDLSNVFVWATTAVTAGYGVIGYLDDYLKIKAKNSRGVPGRYKMLGQLLIAGAVMTYVFFAERHVPPDWWEIRTRLAVPFVAFAKHPITLPIALYIPFAVLVVVAMSNAVNLTDGLDGLAIGPVIINGATYLLWCYLAGATFGIANVSQRFIVARYLDIPGIASVGELSVYCGAVVGAGIGFLWYNTYPAQVFMGDVGSLALGGGLGMCAVFTKNELLSIILGGIFFLEAVSVIVQVTSFRLTGKRIFLMAPIHHHYEKKGWPEPKIIVRFWIISILLALISLSSLKLR is encoded by the coding sequence GTGATCCTCGAATTTCTCTTCCCCCTGCGCCACGACGCCCCCTGGCTCTCCTGGCTCAACGTCCTTCGCTACGTTCCGTTCCGCATCATCGCGGCCGCGGCCTCGGCCATGTTCATCTCGTTCTTCCTCTCCCCGTGGTTCATCCGGGAGCTGCAGCGGAAGCAAATCGGCCAGGTCGTGCGCGCCGATGGCCCCGAGAGCCACCATGTGAAGTCCGGCACGCCCACCATGGGCGGCGCCCTCATTCTTCTATCGGTGCTCCTGCCCACCATCCTCTGGTGCGACTTGAGCAACGTCTTCGTCTGGGCCACCACCGCGGTCACCGCCGGCTACGGCGTCATCGGCTACCTCGACGACTACCTCAAGATCAAAGCGAAGAACTCCCGCGGCGTTCCCGGTCGCTACAAAATGCTGGGTCAGCTTTTGATCGCGGGCGCGGTCATGACCTACGTCTTCTTCGCCGAGCGCCATGTGCCCCCGGATTGGTGGGAGATCCGCACCCGGCTGGCGGTGCCGTTCGTGGCCTTTGCCAAGCACCCGATCACCCTCCCCATCGCCCTCTACATCCCGTTCGCCGTTCTGGTGGTGGTCGCCATGTCGAACGCCGTGAACCTCACGGACGGCCTCGATGGATTGGCCATCGGCCCGGTCATCATCAACGGCGCGACCTACCTGCTCTGGTGCTATTTGGCGGGCGCCACCTTCGGTATCGCCAATGTCTCGCAGCGCTTCATCGTGGCGCGCTACCTCGATATCCCGGGCATCGCCAGCGTGGGCGAATTGTCGGTTTATTGCGGTGCCGTGGTCGGGGCTGGTATTGGATTCCTTTGGTACAACACCTATCCGGCCCAGGTGTTCATGGGCGACGTGGGCTCGCTCGCCTTGGGCGGCGGTCTGGGCATGTGCGCCGTCTTCACCAAGAACGAGCTCCTCTCGATCATTCTCGGGGGAATCTTCTTCTTGGAGGCGGTGAGCGTCATCGTGCAGGTCACGAGTTTTCGCCTCACTGGAAAGCGCATCTTTCTGATGGCGCCCATCCACCACCACTACGAAAAGAAGGGGTGGCCAGAGCCAAAGATCATCGTGCGGTTCTGGATCATTTCCATTTTGCTCGCGCTTATTTCGCTTTCCAGCCTGAAGCTGCGATAA